In the Enterococcus rotai genome, CCAGAAGACCCACTCAATATTGATACGGCTAAATTACCATGGAAGTATTCTAAGCTTTCTGTTCCTGAGTTAGCTAACTTTATGATTGCCCCAATCGGACAAGAGGATTTAAGCGGAATTACGCCAATTCATCCGAAACTGCTACTTCCGCCCCTTGGCATGAAAGACCCACCGAAAAATCAAGCTCGAGCATTTGGAACAACGCTAAACGAAAATTCAGAAGATAGACGATTACTCCACTTATCCGCAAATGATGCAAGAACAAATACTTTTATTGTCGGAAGTACTGGCTCAGGTAAGTCAGTCATTCTTGAAAATCTTTGCCTAGCAGATGCGCAAAATGGGCATGGTTTTGTTTTGCTAGACGTAAAGCAAAGTCTAGTCGAATCAGTAGCTGAAAGATTACCAGAACACCGCCTAAAAGATTGTGTAGTGCTTGAAATTGGCGGATATAACCCAATAGGCATAAACCCGCTTCAATTTATTGACGGTAAAAATTCAGAAATAGTCGCCGAATCTGTTTTATCGGCTTTAAGAGGGTTATTTCCTGAATTTGGAGTCTTTACAGAAGAACTACTCACAACAGGTCTATTGACACTAGCACAAAGTAAAAATATGACTCTATTACATTTACCGATTCTATTCACTAATGCTAGTTTTCGCCACAAAGTCACTTCGAAGCTGACGGATATGTATTTAAAGAGCTATTGGGCAAATTTTGAGGCCATGCCAGAGAAAGAGCGTAAAGTGCAGCTAGGTGCGTTAAATCGCCGCTTGAATGTTCTTCTAATGCGTCCAGCTCTTAGAAATTTGTTAGGACAGCCATACCCAAAGTTTAACCTAGAGGATGTCTTTGATAAGAATAAAAATACCATTCTACTCATTCCGCTCAACTCTGGGATTGTCGGTGAGACGGCGGCGGAGCTTGTAGGTAGTCTAGTCATTAACTTGCTGTGGAATATCATTTTAAAACGTGCCGAACAACCTGAAAAAGACCGTAAGCCGGTCATGATTTATATTGACGAGTTCCATAGTTTTTTAAAATATTCAGAAGCTAATTTTCAACAAATGTTAGAAATGTGCCGTTCTCTAGGCGTCGGCTATACTCTTGTTTGTCAGAATTTAGGACAACTTTCAAAGGAATTAAAGGAGTTAGTATTTGCTAATGCAAAATCAAAGATAATTTTTTCAGTTCCAAATAAAAGAGACGCTGTTCAGTTTGCAGACCTAACAGCGTCCCAGTTGAGTGAGATAGATTTTACACTACCTCAATTTAGAGTATACGCGACTCTAAATAGAAAAGATATTGCTAATGTTTGGTTAAGCGGAAAAACTTTTCCCTCCAAACCTAGCAAGCGATTACCGATTGAAGTTTTTGCTCGAAGTGCCGAAAAATACGGACGAGATATTGCTGAAATTGAAAAAGAATATATCGACCTAATGAATCAAAGTAATTCACAAGATGATGACCTAAACGATTTAGATATTGACCTAATCATAGGCAAAAAACCAAAGAAAAAAGCAGACAATTAACTGTCTGACCGCCTGACCTATCGAGTTAACCAAGCGCGGTTTGTTAAAGGTGGAAAAACTAAGCAATTTAAAATTAGTGGAGAGGACTTTATATTTATAATTTTTTCTAATTAAATGTATAAATCTAAACTCTCCCGAGGGGGAACCTACCATGAACGACAAAGAAAATAAACGTATATCTAAACCCGAGTTACGTCGCCTATCGGCACTACTGGACTCGCGCGAAATTGAAATTGTGCAAACAATTAACCAAGTAAAATTTATTACAGCTAATCAATTACAACGGCTATATTTTACTAAAACAGATAACCGAGTTACAAATCTTAGAAGATGTAATCGAAAGTTACGACGATTAAAGAACTTTGGTTTAATCGCTGACCTACCAAGACAGGTTGGAGGGCGGAAATCTGGCAGTAGTTCAACAATTTGGGCTATCACCTCCGCAGGTTACCAGTTTCTAAGATTAGACGACATGACACTAAATGCAACTAGAAAAAGACTCTATGAACCAAACATTTTATTCTTAGAGCATACTTTAGCAATCACTGAAACCTATACTCGCTTGCATGAGATGAACCAAAAGAATAAGATTCATGATTTACAAGTAAGTTTTGAACCTCAATGTTGGCGCTCCTATATGAAAAAAGACGGCGTGGCTA is a window encoding:
- a CDS encoding type IV secretory system conjugative DNA transfer family protein, whose protein sequence is MKKIENLTWHKLSWTRPIEFENIQNLVHHLAVTEKKPVAYEIRATSGKITYFLGTEKDEFAKIQKIFKTHGVDFGTELIKDTSTRKTIKVARKLSIAKPILSLKTDKANELTRIITATIAQASLKDEIVIQLLVASSLPPEHLPNKNVPDPHTSWWQIISNGNPPVASSDTRTAIKNKVKSHRLRTMIRIGASCKDEAKARSYILSVLSAFRMLEAGGNKLNLHPEDPLNIDTAKLPWKYSKLSVPELANFMIAPIGQEDLSGITPIHPKLLLPPLGMKDPPKNQARAFGTTLNENSEDRRLLHLSANDARTNTFIVGSTGSGKSVILENLCLADAQNGHGFVLLDVKQSLVESVAERLPEHRLKDCVVLEIGGYNPIGINPLQFIDGKNSEIVAESVLSALRGLFPEFGVFTEELLTTGLLTLAQSKNMTLLHLPILFTNASFRHKVTSKLTDMYLKSYWANFEAMPEKERKVQLGALNRRLNVLLMRPALRNLLGQPYPKFNLEDVFDKNKNTILLIPLNSGIVGETAAELVGSLVINLLWNIILKRAEQPEKDRKPVMIYIDEFHSFLKYSEANFQQMLEMCRSLGVGYTLVCQNLGQLSKELKELVFANAKSKIIFSVPNKRDAVQFADLTASQLSEIDFTLPQFRVYATLNRKDIANVWLSGKTFPSKPSKRLPIEVFARSAEKYGRDIAEIEKEYIDLMNQSNSQDDDLNDLDIDLIIGKKPKKKADN
- a CDS encoding replication-relaxation family protein, which codes for MQTINQVKFITANQLQRLYFTKTDNRVTNLRRCNRKLRRLKNFGLIADLPRQVGGRKSGSSSTIWAITSAGYQFLRLDDMTLNATRKRLYEPNILFLEHTLAITETYTRLHEMNQKNKIHDLQVSFEPQCWRSYMKKDGVATFLKPDLFARFAVDDETEDFVYYELDQATQAPSRVVRKCKQFLAYYKSGIEQRVNGVLPWVVWITPIKKRREQLTRYIHEAIPNAERIFRIITMEELETLTFDTNKEED